The Arthrobacter sp. PM3 genome contains the following window.
CAGTTCCGCGGTGGCCCGGGCATGGATGGTGGGGTCCAGTTCCGGGGACGGCAGCGCAGACCAGCGGCCCGCGGCGAGCGGGGGAGCGGGCGCCGCCCCGGTCCCGGTCCCGGAGCCGTACCGGCCGCCGGTCAGTCCGGGCGAGCCGAGCAGGCCGGTGCCGTGGGCGCGTCCGAGCCGGCTGAGCCGGGGTGCCCGGGCCCGCGGGGCGCGGCTGACCTGCCGGTGCGCCGTGTGCCCGCCGGCGATGAGGGCCCGGACGGGGGCGAAGGTGTCGCCGGTGATCCGGCCCGCCCAGGCGAGGTCCCACAGCGCGGCCACCACGTCCTGGTCGCTCAGCACGGCGTCCATGCCGCCCGCCACCTCGGTGAGCTGCCGGAAGAAATAGCCGCCGCCGTTGGCCTGCAGGTGCTCCAGGAGCCGCCGCTGCGCGTCGCCGGGTTCGAAATCGGCGTCGGGGTTCAGCGTCAATTCGGCCGAATCGGCGAGGTGGAGGCTGATCCAGCCGTCGTTGCCGGGCAGCGAACCGGCACCGGACCAGAGGACTTCGCCGGCGGCCATCAGTTCGTCCAGCATGGCCGGCTGGTAGTTGGAGACCCGGCCGGCCAGGACCAGCGGCTCCCAGGCCGAGGCCGGAATTGGCACGCCGGAGAGCTGGTCGATGGCCGTGACGATGCCGTCCAGGCCGCGCAGGGCGGACTGCCCGCGGCCGCCGGGGGTCCGCACGTTCTGCCAGGCGGGCAGGAACCGGCCGTAGGCGGTGGCGTCCACCGGCTCCACTTCCGCCCGGAGCGCGGCGAGGGACCGGCGGCGCAGCTTGCGCAGGACCTCGGCGTCGCACCATTCGCTGCCGCTTCCCGCAGGCACGACTGCAGTCGGGGTCCCGGCTGCGTGGGACTCCCCGGCTCCGGCCGGCGTGCTGTCTTCCGCGGGCCCCGGCGCTCTTCCCGGTGCCACAACGTGCGGGCGGAACTCGCCTTCCACCACGCGGCCGTCCGCGGCGAGGCGCTTCAACGCCGTGCCGACGACGGCGACGCCCAGTCCCAGCCGCGCCGCGGCCTCGGCGGCGGTGAAGGGCCCGTGCGTGCGGGCGTAGCGCGAGACGAGGTCGCCGAGCGGGTCCGCGACCGGCTCGATGAAGGCCAGGGGCACGCCCATGGGCAGCGGCACGCCGAGGGCATCGCGGAGCCGGGCGGCGTCTTCAACCGCAGCGAAGCGTTCGACGCCGGCGATGTTGACCTTAATTGCCCGGTTGGCCCGCTGCAGGGCGGCCAGGTGCGCGGCGGCAGCGGCGGGGTCGGGCAGTTCAGCGGCGGCGGGATCCGCGTCCGGTGCCGGTTCCGCCGCCGTCACAGATGCCGCCGCCGGCACAGATGCCTCGGCCGGCACCTCCAGGCGGGCGGCGACTTCGTCCGGGGTGAGGGGACCCAGCAGGCGCAGGAGGTCCGCGACACCTTCCAGGCCGCGCATCCTGCGGTCCGGAGCCAGCCGCTGCAGCTCGCGTTCGGTGGCGTCGATGACTTTCGCGTCGAGCAATTCGCGCAGTTCCACCCGGCCCAGGAGTTCGTTGAGCAGGGTCGAATCGAGGGCCAGGGCGGCGGCGCGGCGCTCCGCCAGGGGCGAATCGCCCTCGTAGAGGAACTGGGCCACGTAGCCGAAGAGCAGGGACTTCGCGAACGGTGAGGGCTGCTGGGTGGTGGTCTGCACGATCCGGAGTTCGCGGCGTTCCACCGAGGCGGCGATGTCCTTCAGCGCCGGGAGGTCGTAGACGTCCTGGAGGCACTCGCGCACCGTCTCCAGGACAATCGGGAACGCCGGGTACTTCCGGGCCACATCCAGCAACTGCGCGGAGCGCTGCCGCTGCTGCCACAGCGGCTGCCGCTTGCCCGGGTTCTGCCGCGGCAGGAGCAAGGCCCGGGCGGCGCACTCGCGGAACCGGGAGGCGAAGAGGGCGCTGCCGCCGACCTCCGCCGTCACGATCTGTTCAAGTTCCTCGGGATCGAAGAGGAACAGCTCCGCGCCCGGCGGCTCATCCTCCATCATGGGGACCCGCAGCACGATGCCGTCGTCGGCGGCCATGGCCGAGCCGTCCAGCCCGTAGCGCTGGTGCAGGCGCTGGCCCACGGCCAGGGCCCACGGCGCGTGCACCGGCAGGCCGAAGGGGCTGTGCAGCACCACCCGCCAGTCGCCAAGCTCGTCGTGGAAACGCTCCACCACGAGGGTGGTGTCGCTGGGGACCACCTCGGTGGCGAGCCGTTGCTCGGCGAGGTACTGGATGAGGTTGTTCGCCGCGTAGTCGTCCAGCCCGCTGGCCTTGCAGCGCTCGGCGGCGGGTCCGACGTCGGACGCCGCGAGTTCGCGCATGAACGCTCCAAGGGCGCGGCCCAAGTCCACGGGCCGGCCCAGCGAATCGCCCTTCCAGAACGGGAGCTTGCCGGGCTGGCCGAACGCCGGCGAGACCAGGACACGGTCGTGGGTGATGTCCTCGATTTTCCAGCTGGTCGCTCCGAGGGCGAAGACGTCGCCGACCCGGGACTCGTACACCATTTCCTCGTCGAGTTCGCCCACACGGCGCCCGCCCTTGGCGGCCGCCGCGGCCGGGCTGGCAGCCCTGCCGTCCGCGCCGGTCCCGCCGGAGGAACCGGTGCCCTCGGCCTCCGTGCCGATGATGTAGACACCGAACAGCCCGCGGTCCGGGATGGTCCCGCCGGAGGTGACGGCGAGCCGCTGTGCCCCGGGCCGGCCCTCGAGGGTCCCGGCGTTCCGGTCCCAGATGACCCGGGGCCGCAGTTCGGCGAATTCGTCCGAGGGGTAGCGCCCGGCCAGCAGGTCCAAGGTGGCCTCGAACGCCGAACGGGGGAGCGAGGCGAACGGCGCGGACCGCCGGACCGTGGCGAACCATTCCTCGACGTCGATGGCCCCCAGCGCCGCGGCGGCGACCGTCTGCTGGGCCAGGATGTCCAGTGGGTTGGCCGGCACGCTGAGGCGCTCGATCTTGCCGTCCAGCATCCGCTCCACGGTGATGGCCGTGTGGACCAGGTCCGCCCGGTGCTTGGGGAACAGGACGCCCTGGGAGATTTCCCCGACCTGGTGCCCGGCGCGGCCCACCCGCTGCAGGCCGCTGGCCACGGAGGGCGGCGACTCGACCTGCACCACGAGGTCCACGGCGCCCATGTCGATGCCCAGCTCCAGGGAGGACGTGGCCACCACGCAGCGCAGCCGCCCGGACTTGAGGTCGTCCTCGATCAGGGCGCGCTGGTCCTTGGACACGGAGCCGTGGTGGGCGCGGGCCAGCACGGGGTCGGCGCCGGCCGTGCTGCCGGCCTGGGCCATCATGTGGGCCGGCGTGGCGGTGGACGCGGGCACAGCGGCCGGGCCGGCGTCGAAGTCCGGGGCCCCGGCACCAAACTCGGTCCAGACGCCACCGGCGGCCACGAGCTGGCGCTCTGCGTAGATCTCGTTGAGCCGGGCGGTCAGCCGTTCGGCGAGCCGGCGGGAGTTGGCGAACACGATGGTGGACTGGTTGGCCAGCACCAGGTCCACGATCTTCTCCTCCACATGCGGCCAGATGGAGGCCTGCGGCTGGAGCCCGGAGGCAGGACCGGAATCGAAGGCCCCGGCGGCGCCCTGGAGATCGGACATGTCCTCCACCGGGACGGAGACGGTCAGGTCCCAGTTCTTCCGCGACGGCGGGGCAACGATCTCCACCGGGGCCGAGCCGGCGAGGAACTGCGCCACGAGCTCCTTGGGCTCCACGGTGGCCGACAGCCCGATCCGCTGGGCGGGTTTGGGCAGCAGCGCGTCGAGCCGTTCCAGGGACACCGCCAGGTGCGCCCCGCGCTTGGTGCCGGCGACGGCGTGGACCTCGTCGAGGATGATCGTGTCCACCTCGCTGAGGGTTTCCCGCGCCTTGGACGTCAGCATCAGGAAGAGGGATTCCGGGGTGGTGATGAGGATGTCCGGCGGGTGGCTGAGCAGCGAGCGCCGGTCCGCCGCCGTCGTGTCCCCGGACCGGACGCCCACGGTGATGAGCGGCGCGGGCAGGTCCAGGCGTTTGGCGGTCTGGGTGATGCCGATCAGCGGCGCGCGGAGGTTGCGTTCGACGTCGACGCCGAGGGCCTTGAGCGGGGAAATGTACAGGACGCGGGTCTTCCGGGCGGCCTTCTTCCGGCGTCCGCCCTTCTCCGCCGTCCCGGTCGCCGGCTCCAGACCGGGGAGGGCCTCGGGTTCCGCGGCGCCGGAGATGAGCAGCCGGTCCAGGGCCCACAGGAACGCCGCGAGAGTCTTGCCGGACCCGGTGGGAGCAACGACCAGGGCGTGCGAACCCGAGGAGATGGCGTTCCAGGCACCGTTCTGGGCCGGCGTGGGCCCGGAAAAAGCACCCAGGAACCACTCCCGGGTCGGCCGGCTGAACCGGTCCATGGCCTCCGCCGCGAGTGTGCCGCCGGCGAGTTCCTGCCCTGTCATTCCTCCATCATGCCTTACCCCGCTGACACTCTTGGCCGGATCCGGCGCCGGGGCGGGGCGCCGGTGCGGGCCGCACGGGCCCGGTGCTACTTCGGCTGGAAGGCCCCGATGGTCAGCAGGTTGATTTCGGTGTTGCTGCAAGCATCCAGCGGCTGGGCGAGGAACAGGGACGCCGTGTCCTCGGGCGGGTAGACCCGGAATCCCGCGGCCGGGGTACGGGTGCAGTCCCCGAAGTTGGCGGCCTGGGTGTAACGCAGAGTGGCGACGCCGGCCTGGCCCGGGGCGAGCACCACATCGGTGACCGGAGTGGAATCGTCGCGGGTCGCGGCGGCGCCGATCGGGTCACCGTCGGGTCCGTCGGTCAGGGAGACCCCCGCGTAGCCCTTGAGCAGGCAGGGCGCGGCGCCGGAATTGGTCAGGATCAGCTTCATGTAGATGCTGCCCGCCGCGCCGCCCCCAGTGGAGTCGGTGGTGGCCTTCAGGCCCGAGGCCTGGCACAGCGCGGTCCCGGTCTGGGTGGCTTGCGACGACGCCGGGGCGGCCGCGGTGTCCGTTGCCTCGCCCGAGGCCGGGGGCGAGCTCGTTTCGCTGGCGGACGGTGTCGCCGACGTGGTGGCCGCCTGAGTCTGTGCCGCGCCGCCCCCGCAGCCGCTGAGCAGGAGGGCCGCCGCAGCAGCCGTTGTCACAACCAGTGCATGCTTGATTCGCTGAGACCTCATGGCACCACCTTTATGCCCGGCGCTGCGTTAGTCAACGATGCCACGACGGCGGCTCCCGATTGATGCCCGGATTGTGATTTCCGGGCATCAATCGAGGTCAGGACGGTGTCAGGCGTTACCGGGTGGCCGTGCCGCTGCCGTTCTTCGCGCGGCTGCGGAGGAAAGCGGCTCCGCCCAGGACCAGGCCGGCGAGCCCCGCGGCCAGTCCGGCCCAGCTCCTGGCGCCGGCTCCGCCGTCGTCTACGGACGCCACCTGGGTGGTGTCCGCCGCCGGTTCAACCGCTCCGTGGGCGCCGTGACCGTCAGCGCCGGCCACCGCCGCGGTGACCGTCACCGACGGCGCGGGAGCCTTCAGGGATTCCTCATCCTGGCCTTCCTGGGGGATCTGGGACCAGTCCGTCTGCCCCTGCTCGCAGGTCTGCAGCGTGGGGAAGTAGAGGGTCTTCCCGGCGGTGTCGGGCAGCTTCACGGAGAGCACCAGGGCGTCCCGGAGTTCCGGGTCCAGCGGGGCCTTGGCCGTGTAGACGATCTGGCTGGTCCGCTTGGTGATCGTTGTTCCGTTGTCCAGCTTCTTGGGCTCGGGCAGCTGCTCCGTGACCTTCTGTACCGTCCAGTTCGGGTTCACCGTGGGCTGGGCGTCGTTGAGCTCAGCCGGCAGGGTGATGGTCATTTTGGTGGTCCCTGACTTATCGCAACCGTGCGGGATCCCGAAGGTCAGGAGGGCGTACGAGTTCGCGGCAGTCTTGTCCGGCGTGGCTTCGACGTGCGCGGACGCGGCCGGAAGCCCCGCGAGCATCAACGCCGCCGTTCCGCCGGCCACGGCCGTGACGGAGAGGACGCGGCGGAGGGCAGGGACATGCAGAGTGGTTTTCAAGGTAAGGGTGCCTTTCAGGCAGGTACGCGGCACTCAGGGCAGCGCAAAAGTGAAGGTGGGCGCGGCGGACGGTAGTGTCCAGGGCCGTGCGGCTCAGCGCACGGCAGGTCCGGCCGCGGCCGGAGGGATGTCAGGGAAGGACGACGGCGGCGGGCGGCCCGCGGCGGCTGTCGGGCCGGAGGTTCCGCCAGGGGAGCGGCGCGGAGTCCGCCGGCCAGCAGACGGGCTTCGTTGCGGCGCCGGCGTCGGGCGTCACCGGGGTGGGGAGCTGGATGAGCGGCCGGAGCCAGGCGGCGAGGGCCCACAGGGCGTCCTCGCCCTTGGCCAGGAGCAGCGCGCAGGCCAGGGTGGCCAGGGCGTGGCCGGCCAGCATCAGCAGGGCAACCGGGGATTCCAGCTCATGGGCCGGGAGGTGCACAAGCGTTCCCCCGGGGAGGGCCGCCGTGCCGTGGAGGTGCGGCCCGCCGGCCGGAGCTCCGGGGACGATTCCGCCGAACGCGGTGAAGGCCTCGTGCAGGACCACCTGGCCGGCGCCCAGGAGGGCGGTCGCGGCCGGGAAGCCGAGCCGGAGCCGGGTGGCGGCGGTGCAGGCCAGCCCGGTCAGGGCCAGGATGGCGACGAGGATGCCGGAACCGGGCAGCTGTCCGCCGGAGACGACGTGGGCGCAGGCAGCCAGCGTCACCGCCGTCGTGGCGAACAGGGCCGCGCGGAGGGAATGGAAAGGAACCCGGGCGTGGTTAGCTCGCACGGATTCCTCCACTCAGTTGACGCTGTCAGATGGCGCTGCGCGGTTCGCAGGGTCTTCCCAGATTCTACCGGGGGCGGCAGCCGGGCAACTCCCCGGAGCCGGGGGCGGCGTAACGTCCGCGGCGGCAGCGCCGCCGTTGGGGACTCGCTGCCGCTAGTCGGTCTCGGGGCCGGTGCAGTAGTGGCAGTCCTCCGGGCAGGATGCGCTGGCGGCGGCCCAGGCGTCGGCTCCGGCCACGCCGGACAAGGGGCCGGCCAGCGAGCCGGGCTGCAGCACGGTGGCCGCGGGGCGATCAGTTGTCAGCAGCATGGTTGTCTTCCTCGGGGTCCGCGACGATCAGTTCGAAGCCGTCGGCGACATGGAACAGTTGCCGGCGTCCGCCGTCGGAGAGCACCCACACGACGGCGCCGTCGGCGGTGCGGTCATCCACGCGGCCTGCGTAGGCAACGCGGTCGCCGCGGCGAAGCTCAACGGCGTCACCGACCTCGACGTCATCCCAGTGGGCGGGGCCGCCTGAGGTAGGGGCCTTCTGCAAAGTCGTCTTCGGCAAAGTCATTGAGCATTCCTGAACGGTCACGGGAAACATCTGATGTGATCCAGCTAACCGCGGAAGCGCTGCCCGCCTCAATGGTCAAATGACCGAGCCGTCCAAGTTTCGTTGTGCACGAGTCCAACGGGCGAACGTGGGTCCGGGGGGCCGGGGAACCGGCCCTGCTGCGGAGATCCCCGCGGCGGCCCTGCGCCGGCGCAGCTCCAGGGCCAGGCTCTCCTGACCGCGGGCCATCGCCCAGCGGTGGTTGGCGGCGAAGCCCGGCTTGAGCAGCCAGCTGAGCCGGCGCAGCAGCGGCTTGGCCGCACTGACCCGCCAGTCGTAGGTGATGACCGTTTCCGGCCCGTCCGGCTCAAAGGTCCAGCGGCCGGTGCCGTTGAGGTCCCCGGCCGCGGCAAGGGCGAAGCCGCTGCGGGTGACCGGCTCCGTGACCGTGAGTGTCCACCGCAGCGTGTAGGGCAGCCAGCCCTTCGTGTGGAGGGTGACGGGGCGGGGAATGCCGGGCCCCGGCTCCGGGCCGCCGGCCACCGGCTGGACACTGAGATAGACGGACGGCCACCACCGGGGCAAGGCAGTGGCGTCGCCCAGGACGGCGGCGACCTCCTCCGGCGTGCCCGCCACCCGCCAGACGGTCCGGAACTGGTAGTCAGTGCTGCCCATCGGGGCCTCCTCTCAGCCCTGCGTTGATGCCCGCACAATGAGTTCGGGCGGAAACACCACCTGGGTAGGTTGAAATCCGTCCTCCGCGGCTGCCTCGCGGAGCAGCAGTTCCAATGCCGTGGAACCGATGAGGGCGCTGGGTTGCCGGATGGACGACAGCGGGACGACGGCGGCGGCCGCGAACTCGATGTCGTCGTACCCGATCAGGGCAATCTCCTGCGGCACCTTCACGCCGCCCAGGAGCATCAGGCCCTGCAGGACGCCGACGGCAAGGAGGTCGTTGGCGGCAAAGATCGCATCCGGGCGTTCGGCTTCCGGCCGGAACCGGATGGACTCGCCGGCCGCCCTGCCGGAGAGTACGGTCAGGGATTCGGTCGCGATGACCTCGAGGGTTGCGCCCGCTACGGCGTCGATGGCCTTCCGTGCCCCGGACAAGCGGTCCGCTACCTGGCGGATGCTTTCCGGGCCGCCAACGAATGCGATCCGTCGCCGGCCCAGCGACAACAGGTGGGCGACAGCCATCTCCCCGCCCGCTAGGTCGTCCACCGCCACCGAAGAGAAGCTCATGTTCTCGGTCTGGCGGTCTACGAGCACCGTGGGGATGCCCCTGCGCCGGAGTTGCTCCAGCCGGGGGATTACGTTGCCTACCGGCGAGAGGAGCACGCCGCGGACGCGCTGTTGCTCGAAGAGGTCCAGGTATGCGGATTCCCTGGCCGCGTCTTCATTGCTGTTGCCGACCAGCACCGTGAAATTTTCCGCCGCCGCGCGGTCTTCGGCGCCCCGGGCCAGATCCGTGAAGAAGGGGTTTGCGGAGTCCAGGACCACCAGTCCGATGCTGTGGCTCATGCCGGCGCGCAACTGACGCGCGGCGTCGTTGCGGACGAAGCCGAGCTTGTCGATGGCGGATTGGACCCTTGCGGTGACTTCCACGGACACCTTTTCCGGCCGGTTCAGCACATTGGAGACCGTCCCCACTGAGACACCGGCCAGGGCCGCCACGTCCTTGACGCTCGCTGAAACCATTTCGTGTGCTCCTGAAGGTGGAGGTCGCAGCCCCTAGGGGCACGCGCCGCGTACGCAAAATACTCTCTTCAGGATACCCGTCAGGGCTCACTTTGAACCCTTTCATTGAAACGAATCAAAATGCGTGTCATGAATCCCAGACGACTGTTGACGTCAGAATTTAGACGTCATATGATTCAAGCCACAGCTGGCTATGAAACGATTCATTGCAGCGTTCACTGAGCCCCAAAGGTGCGGTTAATTTATGCAGCAGACATTCAGTTCGCGATCCGGCCCCTCGGAGGGGGTGCCGGATCCGGTCCTCTCGCTCTCCCACGCAGCCAAGACCTTTGGCCCGGTGGTGGCATTGGCCGATGGAACCATCCACATCGAGGCCGGTGAAATCCACGCGCTCGTCGGTGAGAACGGCGCCGGCAAGTCCACTCTGGTGAAAATCCTCGCAGGCCTGCACCACCCGGATTCCGGTGACTTTCAGGTGGCCGGCCAAAGCGTCCAGTTCCGCAACGTTGCCGACAGCAAGGATGCCGGTATCTCCGTCATCTACCAGGAACCTACGCTTTTCCCGGACCTGAGCGTCGCGGAGAATATTTTCATCGGCCGCCAGCCCAAGGGCCGCTTCGGACTCATCAGCAAAGCGATCATGGTCAGGGAAGCGAGCAAGCTCTTCGAACGCCTCGGTGTCCCTATCGATCCCACCCGCATCGCCGAAGGGCTGTCCATCGCGGACCAGCAGATCATCGAAATCGCCAAAGCCATTTCGCTGGACGCCAAAGTCCTGGTGATGGACGAGCCAACGGCTGCCCTCAGCGGTGTCGAGGTTGACCGGCTGTTCGCCGTGGCACGGAGCCTTCGGGACCGGGGGACCGGCATTCTCTTCATTTCGCACCGGTTCGACGAGGTCTTTGACCTGTGCGACCGCATCACTGTCATGCGGGACGGCCGGTACATCTCTACCCACCGGACGGCCGATGTCACGGTGGATCAGATCGTTCGCGAGATGGTCGGCCGCGACATCGGCGCCCTGTTCCCCAAGATGGCGGCCGAGATCGGCGATGTGGTCCTGAAAGTGGACGGTATCAGCCGTGCCGGAGTTTTCCGCGACATCAGTTTCGAGGTCCGTGCCGGGGAAATCGTTGCCCTGGCCGGGCTCGTGGGCGCCGGCCGCACCGAGGTGGCCCGCGCCGTGTTCGGTATCGATCCCTACGATTCCGGCGCCATCAGCTTCGAAGGTCACCGCCTCAAGTCCCGGGACCCACACGCTGCGATCAGCGCAGGCATGGGCTTTGTGCCGGAGGACCGCCGCAAGCAGGGCCTTGTGATGGATCTGTCCGTCGCGCGCAACGTCACGCTCACACTGCGCAACAAGTACACGACAGCCGGACTGATCAACGGTGCCGCCGAACGGCGCGCCGCCCAGGAGTGGAGTAAACGGCTACAGGTCAAGACCGGCTCACAGGAGCACGCCGTCTCGACGCTCTCCGGCGGCAACCAGCAGAAAGTGGTGCTCGCAAAGTGGCTGGCCACGGACCCGCGGCTGCTGATCATCGATGAACCAACCCGCGGTATCGATGTCGGCACGAAGAGCGAGGTCCATCGTCTCATTTCGGATCTCGCCGGTCGCGGGATCGCGATCCTCATGATCTCCTCCGAACTGCCCGAGGTCCTCGGCATGGCGGACCGGGTTCTGGTCATGCGGGAAGGCCGGATCACCGCAGAACTCGACCGCGCCGGTGCAAATCCCGAATCGGTCATGCACGCCGCAACGTCATCCGGAGGAGGAACCCTGTGAGCTCAGCTCTGGACCAGAAGAACGCGCCGACGCCGGCACCCGCGGCGGGCCCAGGGAACGCGGTCG
Protein-coding sequences here:
- a CDS encoding DEAD/DEAH box helicase — protein: MTGQELAGGTLAAEAMDRFSRPTREWFLGAFSGPTPAQNGAWNAISSGSHALVVAPTGSGKTLAAFLWALDRLLISGAAEPEALPGLEPATGTAEKGGRRKKAARKTRVLYISPLKALGVDVERNLRAPLIGITQTAKRLDLPAPLITVGVRSGDTTAADRRSLLSHPPDILITTPESLFLMLTSKARETLSEVDTIILDEVHAVAGTKRGAHLAVSLERLDALLPKPAQRIGLSATVEPKELVAQFLAGSAPVEIVAPPSRKNWDLTVSVPVEDMSDLQGAAGAFDSGPASGLQPQASIWPHVEEKIVDLVLANQSTIVFANSRRLAERLTARLNEIYAERQLVAAGGVWTEFGAGAPDFDAGPAAVPASTATPAHMMAQAGSTAGADPVLARAHHGSVSKDQRALIEDDLKSGRLRCVVATSSLELGIDMGAVDLVVQVESPPSVASGLQRVGRAGHQVGEISQGVLFPKHRADLVHTAITVERMLDGKIERLSVPANPLDILAQQTVAAAALGAIDVEEWFATVRRSAPFASLPRSAFEATLDLLAGRYPSDEFAELRPRVIWDRNAGTLEGRPGAQRLAVTSGGTIPDRGLFGVYIIGTEAEGTGSSGGTGADGRAASPAAAAAKGGRRVGELDEEMVYESRVGDVFALGATSWKIEDITHDRVLVSPAFGQPGKLPFWKGDSLGRPVDLGRALGAFMRELAASDVGPAAERCKASGLDDYAANNLIQYLAEQRLATEVVPSDTTLVVERFHDELGDWRVVLHSPFGLPVHAPWALAVGQRLHQRYGLDGSAMAADDGIVLRVPMMEDEPPGAELFLFDPEELEQIVTAEVGGSALFASRFRECAARALLLPRQNPGKRQPLWQQRQRSAQLLDVARKYPAFPIVLETVRECLQDVYDLPALKDIAASVERRELRIVQTTTQQPSPFAKSLLFGYVAQFLYEGDSPLAERRAAALALDSTLLNELLGRVELRELLDAKVIDATERELQRLAPDRRMRGLEGVADLLRLLGPLTPDEVAARLEVPAEASVPAAASVTAAEPAPDADPAAAELPDPAAAAAHLAALQRANRAIKVNIAGVERFAAVEDAARLRDALGVPLPMGVPLAFIEPVADPLGDLVSRYARTHGPFTAAEAAARLGLGVAVVGTALKRLAADGRVVEGEFRPHVVAPGRAPGPAEDSTPAGAGESHAAGTPTAVVPAGSGSEWCDAEVLRKLRRRSLAALRAEVEPVDATAYGRFLPAWQNVRTPGGRGQSALRGLDGIVTAIDQLSGVPIPASAWEPLVLAGRVSNYQPAMLDELMAAGEVLWSGAGSLPGNDGWISLHLADSAELTLNPDADFEPGDAQRRLLEHLQANGGGYFFRQLTEVAGGMDAVLSDQDVVAALWDLAWAGRITGDTFAPVRALIAGGHTAHRQVSRAPRARAPRLSRLGRAHGTGLLGSPGLTGGRYGSGTGTGAAPAPPLAAGRWSALPSPELDPTIHARATAELLLDRYGVVTRGSVMAENILGGFGLMYKVLARLEEAGRCRRGYFIEHLGAAQFAVPATVDRLRSYVEDAQLHKGEPVALALAATDPANPYGAALPWPALNVDAGTGHRPGRKAGALVVLVDGALALYVERGGKTLLAFSDDAEVLAAAGAALVGVVTRGAVDKLIMEKVNGHGILDTPVAAALAQAGAYSTPKGLRIRA
- a CDS encoding DUF4232 domain-containing protein, with product MRSQRIKHALVVTTAAAAALLLSGCGGGAAQTQAATTSATPSASETSSPPASGEATDTAAAPASSQATQTGTALCQASGLKATTDSTGGGAAGSIYMKLILTNSGAAPCLLKGYAGVSLTDGPDGDPIGAAATRDDSTPVTDVVLAPGQAGVATLRYTQAANFGDCTRTPAAGFRVYPPEDTASLFLAQPLDACSNTEINLLTIGAFQPK
- a CDS encoding YcnI family protein, encoding MLAGLPAASAHVEATPDKTAANSYALLTFGIPHGCDKSGTTKMTITLPAELNDAQPTVNPNWTVQKVTEQLPEPKKLDNGTTITKRTSQIVYTAKAPLDPELRDALVLSVKLPDTAGKTLYFPTLQTCEQGQTDWSQIPQEGQDEESLKAPAPSVTVTAAVAGADGHGAHGAVEPAADTTQVASVDDGGAGARSWAGLAAGLAGLVLGGAAFLRSRAKNGSGTATR
- a CDS encoding SRPBCC family protein gives rise to the protein MGSTDYQFRTVWRVAGTPEEVAAVLGDATALPRWWPSVYLSVQPVAGGPEPGPGIPRPVTLHTKGWLPYTLRWTLTVTEPVTRSGFALAAAGDLNGTGRWTFEPDGPETVITYDWRVSAAKPLLRRLSWLLKPGFAANHRWAMARGQESLALELRRRRAAAGISAAGPVPRPPGPTFARWTRAQRNLDGSVI
- a CDS encoding LacI family DNA-binding transcriptional regulator encodes the protein MVSASVKDVAALAGVSVGTVSNVLNRPEKVSVEVTARVQSAIDKLGFVRNDAARQLRAGMSHSIGLVVLDSANPFFTDLARGAEDRAAAENFTVLVGNSNEDAARESAYLDLFEQQRVRGVLLSPVGNVIPRLEQLRRRGIPTVLVDRQTENMSFSSVAVDDLAGGEMAVAHLLSLGRRRIAFVGGPESIRQVADRLSGARKAIDAVAGATLEVIATESLTVLSGRAAGESIRFRPEAERPDAIFAANDLLAVGVLQGLMLLGGVKVPQEIALIGYDDIEFAAAAVVPLSSIRQPSALIGSTALELLLREAAAEDGFQPTQVVFPPELIVRASTQG
- a CDS encoding sugar ABC transporter ATP-binding protein, whose protein sequence is MQQTFSSRSGPSEGVPDPVLSLSHAAKTFGPVVALADGTIHIEAGEIHALVGENGAGKSTLVKILAGLHHPDSGDFQVAGQSVQFRNVADSKDAGISVIYQEPTLFPDLSVAENIFIGRQPKGRFGLISKAIMVREASKLFERLGVPIDPTRIAEGLSIADQQIIEIAKAISLDAKVLVMDEPTAALSGVEVDRLFAVARSLRDRGTGILFISHRFDEVFDLCDRITVMRDGRYISTHRTADVTVDQIVREMVGRDIGALFPKMAAEIGDVVLKVDGISRAGVFRDISFEVRAGEIVALAGLVGAGRTEVARAVFGIDPYDSGAISFEGHRLKSRDPHAAISAGMGFVPEDRRKQGLVMDLSVARNVTLTLRNKYTTAGLINGAAERRAAQEWSKRLQVKTGSQEHAVSTLSGGNQQKVVLAKWLATDPRLLIIDEPTRGIDVGTKSEVHRLISDLAGRGIAILMISSELPEVLGMADRVLVMREGRITAELDRAGANPESVMHAATSSGGGTL